The DNA region aaaacctctatcatgagtctgaccgGAAAACAtgcttgctgggacaaggcccccaacataccttagatgcataactaattaTAAAACAAAGAGTTGagtaaaccccgaatgagatggggctcaccaataagctgatacgagtgCTGTCCTACAGAGCAGAtacgtcgtcctgtaaatcagtacctgcatcgtgaaatgcaggcccccgggcaatagaaaggggatgtcagcactttgaatgtactggtatgtaaagcaactgaatgaaataacatgggacataaaataataatgataagaactgaaagtgaaactgaaacctggtcatgaacatgaatacatacatatatataacatggtaaaaatatcataagtagggagagcaataacttataaccgatccatgggcTGGTGcatgcgtcccgccagcagaacacttagtccttgccagggaacatgagatttaataaaatatgaaaggatccagtcattatgagagatcgtccgggacatgggtggagcgatcctcatcctacggtggctacgtagttttaggctatctgaagccttcctcggtaattaaagcaactcccaaaatcatgaacatgtaaaataagtggcacttgctgcccatggttttcatgaatataacttgcttgtacatggatatcataaattatcgcttgcttgcatgaacttgtaaaacatgtatagtattttcttcaaaatagcataatatatcataaactagcatgcatgaacccatggaataaGATATATGGATTCTTCATAGATTACGGATAAATTCTTAATAATcttaaagaaatattaagaactcaatgatagaattataacaattcatacataatataatcatggacatggacctagggttatcatgagcatggtataaaaaccctagttttcataaagaatcataatttatggataatgaggcgtggggaagaacaatgatgttcccacacgtagatagtaactctacatacctggtaatgctccaaacttgaattaaagattttaactttgaagaagattttcaaaatcttgaattcttgaaccttgagatgggttttcttgaaaaccctagtttaggaacaatgatttcttgcttagattattagagtatatgttagaattgagttggaagggtctggattgacttaccttgatgttttggattgtttctAGGGCTtgaaattgtgaataatgaaataaaagaactgaaggcttgaatttatacaaaagtgaggcggaaattatatggacatattatacggttcgtataaagttatacggtccgtataatatgaccatattttgtCATGGCTGAAACCAGAACATCGATTTGCAGTTTCATGATGTACGGACGagttatatggtctgtataaaattatatgggccgtataacatgagcagtgaacggactgctctgtaatccttcagtaaaatggccataacgttttgtacatatgtccccttgacccccataagataccgttggaaaggtatttcaaagggctacaactttcaagaaggaagtttCACAAATTCCTAAAGAAAGTACCCGAAAACAGGCCATAAGTACAGACTGTACTAGACTTAGatgaatttagaaggccttaagaacttcactttttggtttgacttcaaaacgactgtttatcacccgagttcatcccaaatagattcgtatagctaaaatatcacctttatactagaTTCACACATTCATACCTaattcggatttacgggatgttacaagaTAGGACACAACCTTTACTTCCTAAATGTGTTTTAGGACATAAGTCAGATGGACCCTTTTTGTTTTTTCATTATTTGGGGTTGGGCCTGATTATGGGCTCAActcattttgttttgttttggatTTTGCTGAATAAATAAAAAACCCAATCGGGCAtaatttaatttcaaaaaaaaagatTGGTACAAGTTCTAATGGATGGGCAGAGATTTGCCTTGTCACGAgaaaggaggaggagaagaaaaaAGGGTAAGGAGAAGATctaggaaaaaataatttatatttgcaAAACTTTTAAATATTGAAACAAAACTGTTAAAAAAAACACTAGATACTTGTGTATAGGCCTAGGCAAAGAGCCGGGCCGACTCGGCTGGTTTTGGTCATGTATTGATTACTTGAAAGCTAAAATTCATCCATTAATCTTAATTAAGTTAGCAAAATATCAATTTAATAGTTATTATTTGTTGAAATAAATTTATAATTTtgtatttctttaattaatttgACGTAAGTGAACTTTTTATAGACATAATTACTTAAGAATATTTTATGGGTGGTGCAAAATGTAATTAATATTTTacatttaatatttaaaaaattaaggAAAATTAATATTGTACCAATTCCTTGAATTTAGTATTGctttagttctttttttttttttttttttttgcataaaagTTTATTCTGTATTCAATTTTAAGTTAATGTCATTTAAATTTGAGTTCTTGTTTAGACTAATAATGTATATATTTCACTCACACTTGAATGCAATTACCAAATTAAACTAGTAATGCTTATATTTTTCTTAATCAACCAATCTATATATTATAATTTATGTTTTAATGGTGTAGCACTGCGTAGAACGAAACATTAAAGTGCCGAGTCGGGCTCAACTCGGTTGTAATTGACAAAGTTCGGTTGAGCTCAGCTTGGCTCGATATTATGAAAAGCTCGGTTGCGCTCGGCTCGATTGGGATCAGCCCGAGTTCGGCTCGCTCAGCTCGATGCTCAGGCCTACTTGTGTACATGTATTATATGTACAAAGGAAAATCCACGCTTTTGATACACAAACACACATAAAgtaattatttttcttgaaactGCTTTATAGCTTTACATGACACTTTTAAGAAAACTAAAAAGAATTAGCCTTACTCATATATTAAttacacaaaatttaaaaattagaCATATGTTTACAAGTATTAATCGTAAGTGAATTAGAAGTTCGCAATACATTTGACTTTgactaataaaaaaatattttaaatatttaaattttaacaTATTTTAATAACTAGGTATCGTAAAACATAcgtattttattaaaaaaaaaatcgataaTTTTGAAGATATTGAGTAATTGTGAATAGATAAATCCGAGAGAGAAAATAATATTCGTTAGAGAATCCTGGTGATCCGCAAAGGAGTACTACAAGGATTGCAAAAGGTACAATGTAATGGGAGGCGGTGGTCGACAAGTATAAAGTAAAGTAACCTAACTCAACTCCGAGAGGGCGAACACCATGGAGGATGAGAGCTTCAAAGCACGCGTAGACAAAGTATTCGGTTCTctgtcttcatcatcatcatcggcGTGGTCACTGACCGGCGATGAGGTGGAGAAGAAAGAGTGGAATCGAACCGCACTAAAGCAAGGGAAagacgatgatgataataaccTCTGCTCTTCCTCATATGATGATTTATTCAAACATAAACGCAGCCGGAACATCACTCAACAAGaagatgtcaatgatgatgatGGAAGTGAGGTTAAAAATGATGTTTGGGATATCAGATCCTCTATTGGCTTAGATTCCACCCTTGATAATGAGGTATTCCCTATTCACGCTCAAACTAGTTTCTTATTCTCCTCTGTCTATTACTATCTATTGTTTCATTTATTGCTATTTTGCTCTCATATTTTCCCACTTGTGGTGTTGACACTGCTCTCATATTTTAAATGTATTCCCTATTTTTTGTGATGCATTGAACTTTTCAACAACGACAACATATCTAGTGTAGTCTCATAGGTTGGGTCGGAGGGTGGTGTGTATGCAGCCTTACCCTACACCTACCTTGTGAAGGCAGAGGGgatgtttccaatagaccctcagctcaagtaaagcatatcaaaaacagtaCGAAAAGGAAATACAATAGTGAAGAAGCCAGGTAGAAAATAATGGAGAAAGCTACAATAATATTACGATAACCGAAGCAAAGGAAATGACAGGTAATaataaaattagaaaaataaGATAATAGGAGAGTAACTGATAAAGAAAACTAGACTTCCTACTACCTGCAGGTGCTTTCTTAATTTTGATTTAAACTAAATAAGTTGGTATGGAGGAGTAAAATCGTGTCTATTAAAATCTGGTGTTTGTTTCGTTTGGTGTAAAAGTaggtgatattttttaattacaGGGAGTAGTATAGATATAACTATAAAGATTGTGTTCCTGTGATATGTTTGAATTTAGGAGGTTGCTAAGAAACTTTAAGTGTAGACTAAAGCAAGTGATATGGAGTAAAAGTTGATAAATTTACAAATTAAAATGACTTCTACAAGTAAGTAACACAAGTCATTTTAGGATCATCCGTTCCTGTAATTAGTAGGTAGATGGGGGTATTTCCTTGTCAAAAGCTTAGGCGTTCCATAAGAAGCCACAGTTACTTTTTAAAATTCGGTTTAGAATTAGAATTGCTAAACAAGTCCTTCATAAAAAAGGAGCTAGAACTTGATAAAAGTAATTGCTTATACTCGATTCCTCATTATTTTGTGCAATTTTCCGTTTCATGCTTGTTCCCATTTAATAGCTAATATTGCATCCTTTCTCGTTCTGCTTTTGCTTCGGAGCCCAACTTGTGCCCTCGTTTCACCAATTGGATAGCTAGTATCGTGTTTCCTATATACCAACTTTCTTGGTCTGTGCATAGGCATTTTTCTAAATGGGAAGAGGGTCATATCTACACCTGAACTCTGTGAAGCTATCCAAGTTTGCCCTCCATTGATAGTTGGGGTTAGATATACCAGGGCTGTTATCAAAAGGTTTGCGCTTTTCTCCAAATGGTTGAACCTTTGAGATTAAGTAGCTTCTAACTCTAATATTTAGCACCAAGAACTGCCACGTTGCTCAAAATTAAgccataatttttttattttttatttttcctccTTCCTCCTCTTTGCATCAATGTCACCTCCACCACCATTCACCCTTTCTCTTCCTCCTTCCCTTCCCCTACCACTGTCACCACTTGAAATTACAGTCTAACAACCAAACAAATCATAGTAGAATAAAGATACCCGTGAACAGAATTGTACCATTAGGGGTAAAATCACCAATATCTAAAGAACAAATTGCAGAAGAATCAGGCGAGGTGAATCTTCTTCACGGCACAACCCAGAAAATGATATCGTACTTTGCCATCCAATTCAACGAACTAAAAAGCTCATGCTTTTAGCTTCTTCAGCCATTACCCAATACACCCTTTTAGCTATCTCTCAAATATACGTACAGCTTATCACTTCTCACAAAACCCCCCCACTCTAAATTAGCTAACTTCAAGTACTATTTTTCTGCGAAGTAAATTTTCTTGAAGATATTCCTATTGTTTTGTGAGTGTAGAAATTGGTGCGCACGGTGGTTCCTGTTGGGTGAGGTTGTGGAGGTCATTTTTCTTGGGGGGTGGGTAAGTGGGGCTTTTGTTGTGAAATTATTTTCATACAAGTCTAGATAGTCTCATGGAGAGAGAAATTGAGATGTTTTGAAATCCATGTTTCCGTCAGGGTTACTGATTGGATGGTTCGGGTTTCAATGTTCTTTTGAAGTTGGAAACAGTGTCAAATGCCAAACTGCGACTTACTGTTTGCATAAAGTGGCAATGGTTGTGGGTAGAGATGGGGAAGCGTGAAGATTGGTGGAGATGTTGGGCGGGAGAGAGGAGgaaggagaaaaagaaacaaaatgaTGGCTTAATTTTGAGCCATGTGGACATTTCTATTGCTAAACATTAGGGTCAGGGACAAATTAATCTCAAAGCTTCTGCTCTTTGGGAATAAGGGAAAATCTAGCTCATTTTGGTAATGACGAAGACATATTTGACCGCAACTATTAACGGAGGCTAAATCTGGACCATTTCTCATAGTttaagggtaaatttgacccaTTTCCCTTACTAAATTGTAATTAAAGGTATGATACCATGTGGCTTTGCATGCCAGAAAACAGTGCAACTGCTATGATGCTATTCTTGTCGTTCTTTTGGTTTGAGACTTATGATCCTCTTGATTGCTTCTGCAGGAGGAGGAAGATGAATATGATAGAGTGGCTGAGGGCAGAGCGGATGCTGGTGATCGTTTGTACATGAAGAATATTATTAATCCGGAAAAATCTTCTGATTCTTCTGGACATAACATCCATAGAGACGCACGTGCAAATCATATGGCTGCACAAGTTAGGCTGAAGGAAGATGCGGATGCAGCTGAGAAATGTGAAACTCATTTTGACGGTATCACTCTAAGCGGTGAGCAGCATTCAGCTAAACCACTTCAGGATCACTGTAAAGTGAAGCCAATCTTGAAAAGAACAAAGAAATCAGAGAATGGTGGGCTCAAGTCTTCGAAACGGGTCAGGTTTGATCCTGACTGTAAAGATGAACCTGAAGGGCCATCAGAACCAGAAGTTTCTTGGGCAGCTCCTGCATCAGCAAACTCTAGTTTTGAAGACGACGAATCGATTATCAGTAGGCGGAAGGTTCCTGATCATGTTCTCAATCCTTCAAAGTATACTTGCTATAGTTTGGATTCAACTAGCGAGCTTGATGACGAGTCAAATAGTCAAGCTTGCAGGTACACTCTCGAGGAGGTTGAGAAGTCGAAGCATGATCAATTGGCACAAGAAACTATGGACGTGTCAGGTACTAATCCTAGATCAGTAGTCTTTGTACCTAGGCAGAAGAACACGGATGCAACTCTGTCAAAGGGAATGATTGAAGATGCCTGTAATGAATCCTTGCACCCAAAGGGTGTCCCTGTTTGCGTTGCAGCTGAAGAGGCTCAACAGACTGAAGATCCAATGGAAGAAGATATGGAAACACGTGTGGCTGAGAATAACATTGTGTCCCAGAAACCTGAACGGCGCTACCGAAGCAAGGCAGGGATGGAGGACTCTGTCACTTGATCTTATGTTTACTTGAGGCTATTAGCTGTGTTATATTGTTCATGCTGAAGAAATGTTACTTCCAAGTTCTCGTCTTAGCTTAGACCTCCATCCCTAACCCTCCAACCCCATCCACACGGAGCATAAATGCATCGTACTGTGCTTTTGCATATCTGTTTTTAAGGGCGTTAAACGATTCGTGATGGATTTTACTTATTATTAGTAGAGGGATTCATGATGATTGGTAATATTTCTGTCGTGTTATCATGTCGATGGTATCTGTATGCAAATGACCGTTGCTGGTTGTGTACTCCTTGAACTTTCACTTAATTCATCATGTATTAATATTAGTAGGTAGACGTGAAGCTTTCTTCGTCTTTGGGTTGCATCAACTCCTGAGAAAGGTCTAATTGTTTTCTGGATAGAATGATTGATGAAACAACTTAACCTTTCTGAGCAAAATTATTTTTTCCTAGGCAATGAGAGTATAGCTTGCGGTTTCGAGGGTTTTAAGTAGTTAATATGTAATGGGTATTTGAGATCACTTGTAGGATTTTTTTCAATATTTGAATTGGAAATGTCTGATTGAAACACTTTATCATGTGTCTAGGTGTCCAGGTGCTCAATTGATTGTAGCTCGTGACAAATTTTGAAGGCAGATTTGAGGGGCTATGGATGTATGAAACCATTATTTTGTGTCGAATTCAATGTGTAAATAACCATCCACGAGTTAGTATTAATTAATAGTATAGATGATAAGGATgtctatatttttattttagttaAGAAATCTCATAGTTTAATAGTGTTCTTGTATTGATCATAAAAGTTACAAAAGGTCTATAAATAACGTTCAGCTTAACACAGGTGTGCGATGTCCATTTATTCGTTTAGTCATAGTTTAACTTTAAATCCTCTTAAACCTGTTCATTAGTTTTTTTGAAATAAATAATTATTGCTACTCATGGAGCATTTTGCTTTGATTTAAATAGCACTAAATATACTAAAATTAAATAACGTAAAGCATAGAGGCCAAGGATACTATTGAAAAAGACTATTCAATTTTAAAAACATACCTTTAAAATTAGATGCCAGATACCGAAATTTAATATGATTAAAAGAAATCCTGACAATAAATGCAAATGAAAAGTGAAAACTAATATTGCTCACAATAGAATTGAGATATTATGATTTGTTTACAATTTGTCCGCAAACCGAGCAATCCCTAGTAGTCTAGTACTCAGATAAAATTTAAGCTCATAAACAAGAGGAGCCCGACAATTGTGACAAAACAAGAGAT from Lycium barbarum isolate Lr01 chromosome 10, ASM1917538v2, whole genome shotgun sequence includes:
- the LOC132613922 gene encoding uncharacterized protein LOC132613922 encodes the protein MEDESFKARVDKVFGSLSSSSSSAWSLTGDEVEKKEWNRTALKQGKDDDDNNLCSSSYDDLFKHKRSRNITQQEDVNDDDGSEVKNDVWDIRSSIGLDSTLDNEEEEDEYDRVAEGRADAGDRLYMKNIINPEKSSDSSGHNIHRDARANHMAAQVRLKEDADAAEKCETHFDGITLSGEQHSAKPLQDHCKVKPILKRTKKSENGGLKSSKRVRFDPDCKDEPEGPSEPEVSWAAPASANSSFEDDESIISRRKVPDHVLNPSKYTCYSLDSTSELDDESNSQACRYTLEEVEKSKHDQLAQETMDVSGTNPRSVVFVPRQKNTDATLSKGMIEDACNESLHPKGVPVCVAAEEAQQTEDPMEEDMETRVAENNIVSQKPERRYRSKAGMEDSVT